The following nucleotide sequence is from Novipirellula galeiformis.
CGGGGACCGAATTATTACGACGTTTCCGGTGACGATGTGATTTCGGTCTTCGATGCGTTGCGAGTGATTAACCAATTGATGATGCAGGGGCCGCAAACCGTAGCGGGCGGATCAGGTGAACAGCTCCCACAGCTATCTCCGATCGCCCAAACGGCGATTTCGCAATCGACTACGTTGGATGAGGCCAATGCGTTGGATGTCCCACAACCCATTGAAGCGTTTGGCACGCCCCAGAAGAGAGTTGCTGCGTCGTTCTCAAGCTCGACCGAGAACGACATCGTCGAGTTGATCGCCCAACGGCGTGAAACCGCCGATAAGAGCGAAGACGATGAGCGCGTCCGTGCGTTGGACGAGGCGTTCGCTGATCTAATGTGATGTAAGATCACGAGGTTGCTAGCTTTCTGTTTTAAGCCGTGCACTCGTGTGGAAGAGCTAATTCTTCCGCACGAGTCGAGCCGGCTTAAGTCCGGGGCTGCCTCCGTTTATTCGAATCGCTTCGCCACCCATCGCAGTGATCCGTAGGCGGTTAGGATTAAGCGACGGTTTTAACGATTGTGTCAATTGTGCTCGTAGGGATGCCGATGAAAGATTCAAGGCGTGTTTCCTACGGTCAATTGAGACAACCGCATGAGCCTTCTCGGCACAATCCAGCAATCTAAAAGTGCAATCGATGTTGCTCAAATCGGCCTCCAGGTCGTTGGGAACAACGTCGCTAATGCGAATACGCCTGGATATATTCGCCAGCAATTGCAGCAATCGTCTGCGGTGGCGGTACGTGACGGGGGCTTGATAAAGGGCCTTGGTGTTCGGGCAACGGGCATCGTTCAAGTGGTGGATCAAGCCCATTTTGAACGGATGCTTGGTGCCAAGACCGCCGTCGCGGGTGCCGAAGCTCTCGAAAAGGCCTACTCTCAACTCGAAGAACTTTCCAACGACCTGGACAACTCGGGTCTAAGCCAACAATTTTCGCTGTTTAACAATGCGGTCCATGAGCTTTCGACCCAGCCGGGGGATGCTTCGCTTCGCGAGTTCGTGATCCTGCAGGGTGAAACGCTGACGGGCAACCTTCGCCGCGCTCGAGAACAGGCCAGTGATCGTCTACAGGCTTGGGACGGCGAACTGAAGGATGTCGCCAGCGACATCAACCGCTTGACGACTCGGATCGCCAAATTGAATCTCGATATCGCGACGATCGAGGGCGGGGGGCTAGTCCACAGTGACGCCACCGGGCTACGCGACCAGCGTTACCTCGCACTCGAAGAGCTCGCCCAATTCGTTAACGTGAACGTTCAGGAGCAGGAAAGTGGTGCGGTGTCCGTCTTCGTGGGCGGCGACTACATCGTTAACGATGGGATCAACCGCTTGGTCAAAAGTGGTTACAGCGAGGAGCTCGATGCACAAGAGATTCGGATCGTTGAAACCGATTCGCCGCTGCAAGTGACCGGCGGACAACTCGCCGCAACCGCAGAAGCACGCGACGGCATCTTCGGCGACTATATCGACAATATCGATCGCATGGCCTCCGCTCTGATCCGCAGTGTCAACGAGGTCCATTCACAGGGGCAAGGCCGGAAAGGGTACCAGGAAGTTTTGTCGAGTGTGAAAGGCAATGCAAACGTTCCGCTCGCCAACGCCGACCTAGCGTGGGAACCCAAAAACGGTACGTTTGATATGAGCGTGGTCGATTCCAGCGGCGACGTGATCTCCACCCACCGCATCAAGGTGCGAAATCTGGGGCAAGTGACTGATTCGACGATGAGCTCGATCGTGGTGGACATCGATGCGATCGAAGGCATCTCAGCCAGTGTTACCAGTGACGGGCGTATCGAGATTCTATCCGACTCGCACACCTCGTCCTTTACGTTTGGCGAAGATACCAGTGGGTTTTTGGCGGCGGCGGGCATCAACACCTTCTTTGTCGGCCGCGACGCCACCGACATCAACGTCAGCGAGGCGTTGCGGCTTGACAGCGATCTGTTGGCCGTCAGCGCTGGGGGGATTGGCGAAGACACCGACGTGTTGGCGTCGATGCTCGATCTCGTCGATCGCCCGCAAGACTCGTTGGATGGCCGCTCGGTGCGCGGTATCTACGAAGGTACCATCGCTGGGGTAGCGCAAAAGATTAGTTTGCAGAACAGTGAGGCGGATGGGCTGCGGGATTTCTATGCCACCCTGCAATCACAACACCTGGCGATCACCGGGGTCAACATTGATGAAGAATCGATCAAGATGATCACCTATCAACGCGCATTCCAAGCGTCCTCTCGCGTCATTTCGACCGCGACCGAAATGCTCGATATCTTGATGAACTTGTAACGAGTTTGCCTATCTCGCCGAGTTAACGAACGCGTTTCATGTAAGCGACAAATTGTTTGTCCAGAGTTTCGAGTTTGGTGTCGAACGCATCCTCAAACATCTCAATTCGCTCACGTTTACTGAGTTCCACAAGCGGCTTGACCTCGCTGAGTCGTTTCAGATACTCGACAAAGTCTTCACGCTGCGTCTTGAGTAGGAAATAGGTCAACGCCCAACCTTCGCCGTAAGCATCTGCCGCCGTTGCAGGGCTGCGGAATCGCGAGTCATCCGCGATCAACGTTGCCAACGATTCACTGGGACGGTTGGGCAAATAGAGATTCCAGCGACGCAGATTTTTCTGATTCACCCGCCCAATCCCTCGCCAACCTTTGCTGTTCCTGCGGTCGGGAGACTCGAAGAACATCGCCAAACCTTCGCTGACCCACATCGGGTTGTCGGCGAATCGCCGTTGCAGTCCACAATTGTAAGCGAGTTGATGGGTGGCTTCATGAATGATCGTGGCGATGTTACGCTCCCAATTGGGCACGTTGAACGTCGTCATCCGATTGCTCGAAAGATGGTAGTAGCCGATCACCGAATTCGCTGATTCGCCAATCTCGACCTGGGCGTACTTGAGGAACGAATCGTGATCATCCAACAGCAATGCGACTAAGGGGAAACGCGGTTCGGTTAACTCCCAACGCTGGTTCTTCCAATAGGAAAAGAAACTGCGATACAACTGCTCGAATAAACCACCCACCTGACGAGCATGGTTCTCATCGGTGTTGTGAACAATCAGATAATTTGCGGTGCGATAAACCGAGAAACCCTCGGGCATCTCCGTCATCATTCGCTGGTTCATCTCGTCGTCATCGATCGGAACAAGCTCTCCCGGGGTGTTCGTCCGCGCGATCAATTGCTCGGGTTGAATGGTCCAGATGCGACCATCATCGGCAAGAACGAGAAGCCCTCCATCTTGAGCTTCGACCAGCAATTCGCCGGTAACGGTCCTGGTGACTGCATCCTCGTTTGGAGCGGTACCCGCCTTGAATTCGATCGTTTCAAAGGCGATGAGTTCGCCCGCTGCCATCGCCAAGAAAAGGACAGCAGTGAAGATAAGTTGTCTGTCGGCTCGAAGCATCCTTAACATTTTCCTTCGACATGGTTGGATTCTTAGATCGCGTTTTCACGACCCTCCGCTCGATCGGCATCCGCCATTGTAGTCGTGGCGATGCAAGTCTCGCCAGCGATTGAATGTTGGGTGTCCCACAAGACGCGCCGAATGCAAGAGTTATAACACCTGTGATCGACGACAAACCGGATGACGCCCCCCTTCGCAGGTTTGAGCAAGCCGCAAGTTCGGAGTTCCGTGAGCCTCCGAAACGGCGTTCACTCTCCCTTCGCGTGATTGAGTCGTGCCTTTCATCAAGAAAACTCGGCTGCGCACGATGAACAATTCTGGCCCAAATTCCAGGACCATCGGGACTCTGTATTGCCGATCGTAGGGAACCAAGCGAGCCTAAACAACCGCGGGGCATGGGCGGTGCCCCCGGCGAAGTCGGTAAGTTTGTGTATTCCAGCAACTTCGACCGGGGTGGGGGATCGCAGCAACGACAACGCAAGTGATTCGGGATCACTTCGGACTACTTGCCTAATTTGAAGCTGCGTCCGGAAACGCGATTTTCAACTTTTCGCCCTTGGGGTCTGGAAATTCATTCCGCCATGGCGATTCGCTTCCCAACAATTGCAATTCTTCGACACGTTCCGCTGCCATCAAGACGAGTTGTGGCATCTCGACAAACTTGCTGACGTTTAACAAGTCGGGGGCATTGCGGTTTCGTAACGGCAGATCGGTCAAGGCGATTCGCACGATCGGTTCGTGGAAGAGGGATGCGTAGAGCGCCCACGCGGATGCTTCCTCCCCCTGGGCCCGAAGTTCAATGGATCGCTCGGTGAAAGGGGCTAATGTTTCGATGGCTTGCAAGCCACGAACGACGTCGTAAATTTGCGTGGTCGCAGCGGTTTGTCCAAGCAACATGAACCTGCGGCGAATATGGGTGCGTTCCTTGGCGTCACGTGTCCATTCGGTGGGGCCGACGCCACGCGGGACAATGTACACGGTCGGCGAATCGGCCAACTCCGTTGTTAACGCTTCCCATTGTTGGCGGTCTGGCGTCACCCCGACGAACGAATTGGGCAAACCGACCGCTAATCCTGGTGCCACGCGTTCCCAGCCGGCTTGGTCAAGGACGACGACATTGAGCGGCTTGGTGCTATCGGCAGCCTTCGGGACGACAGCCAGCATGGTTAAACGATAGGGTGATTGAGAGGTGAAGTCGATCGCCGAGATCTTTAGCGAGTCCACTTCCGCTTCCGCTTGGACTTTCACGTCGAGCCCTTCGACGTTTTCCGTAGGCCAACTTCCAAACGTGTGACTCCGTAGCGAGTGCATCCATTGTTCCCGTTGAGCTAACATTTCCTCGCGGTTGGCACGTTCGTGCTTGGACTCGAATTTAGGAACGAATGATTCATGGATGTTGGTAACACGTTCATCGGTGGGCAGCGATGCAAAGACTTTCAATTCCTCGACCGAAAAGAGTGGCTTGGCGGGATGTTCAATTAAGGATGAGTCGTTTCGCAAAAAACGATTCATCCAACGAAACGCGTGAATGCGCAACTCTTGTGTGTCGGTGTGCGGCCCTTGGGTAATGTGCAGTCCGAGATTCTTTCCTTGCCCGTACAACCGGTAGATGTCACGCACCTTTGAATGCACGTCCACGACCCCTTCCAAAGGAAAGATCCGATCATCATCGGTATTGGAAATTAACAGCGGTCGCGGAGCAACAAGAGCGGCGACTTTGGCATAGTCCCAGCGGAACGTGTTGACCATGTACATGCAATCGCAATGCCCTTCGACACAGCCGTCCACGATATGGTTTTGTAGCGACGTGATGCCGGCAACCGGCACGGCCGCTTTGATCCGTTCATCCAACGCCGCGATCCACCACGAGGTGGCACCACCGCCACTGCGACCGGTGACTCCAAGACGTTCTGGATCCACTTCGCTGCGTGATTGCAAGTAGTCGAGTGAACGGATGCAATTCCATGCTTCGACGCCCGCAGGCGTGTAACCGCGATTGTTCCACCACCATTGACCTTTACTATAGGTGCCGTGATGAATGCCTTCGATTTCCCCTAATTGAATCGTATCGACGCTCAAACACACGTAACCGTTGCGGGCGAACCATGCACCGTGGTGTTGATAGTAAGTTTTGTTTCCGTAACTAATCCCGTCCTTCTTTACCACACCATGGCCACAGACATACAGGATTGCCGGAAGCGGGCCGTCTTGTTTTGCGGGGCGATAGAGATTTGCCGTCACATAGAGCCCTGGCATCGATTGGAAATGAATCTTTTCCACCACCACATCGTCCGCGGTCGCCGTTCCCGTAACCACCGGGGAAAGCGGAGTGCGCTCGGGCAACGGTGCGAGTCCTAGCATGTCAAAAAGCTGGCCTCGGTAGACTTCGCGGCGACGGGTCCAATCCTCAAGCGTTGTGATGTCGGCGAACGTCTGTGCAGCAATTTCCGCGGTTTGAGCTCGAAAGTACTCGGCGACTAGATCATCGCCAGCCTGCGTATCGAGGTTCAACTTCGCGGGCGGTGTTGCGGCCGGACTTCGCTTCTCTTCGCCCATACAGGTCGAGACGTGAGCCAGAACGGCGATGGAAAACAAGAGGAACGTGCGTATCAGCATGGTGTCTCCGAGGAAGGGTAGGATCGAGGGGGATAGCAAGGGAGTGTGTCCCCGAGTTGGGCACACGGCGGGCACGTGACGCGGTGGGCGAATTCCAGATCCCCAAGCATCGAGAGGGGCATCGTTAGTGGAATCGTGACACCATCTTATCATGCCGGCGACGGACGTGCGTGGCGGTGATCAGGATCATTAAACAGACTAGTCCTAGATACCATGCTGCCAAGGCAGCTTCTTGGTACCGAGCGCCGCTGTGCAAGAGCCCAAACAACCGTGTTCCCACGGTTGAAACGCCCGGCGGGGCGACTGGCAATGTGACCGGAACGTCGCCCGAAGCGACGATGCCCGCGGCGATCACTGAAATCAACAGACTTGTCGCAAGCAAGGGACGGTCAATTTGCCAAATACGACGGCTCAAAGTCGATTCGAGTTTGACGCTTTCCAATACATGCTCTGGAATCCCACGATACCCCGATCTCAATATCCAGTAGGCAATCGTGGTCGCACGAACCGAAATGGCGAGTACGGTCGGGATGATTGTCGTTTCGTAGAGAAACCTCGATCCCGGAAAAGGAACCTGAAACAACGAGACGACTGCCATCCCAATGATTGGCCCGGGGATGCAAAACAGCATGACCGATATCACGTCGATCATGGTTTCGGCTCGCCGGTGCTGGCGTCCGATCGCGGCGAGCGGCCAAGCAAACGCGGTGGCCAAGAGCCCCGTCAACCCGCCAAGCATTAGGGTCCATTGATACTCCGACGCAAACGTGCGTGGCGCCACGACGAGCTCGTGTATCGCTCGCGACCATGACCAATGCGCCGAGCGATTTCCACCTTCGACGATGACATCATGTCCCAATTTTCCAATCAATCCAGCGATCGGAATGGCAATGATCAACAACAGCGCCAAGAACAAGATTGCAACCGCAACGTAGGTGATCCAACGTGAGGGACGCTCCGAGACGCTGCCCGACGCCCAACCATCAAACTGCACCGCGCCCGA
It contains:
- a CDS encoding ABC transporter permease; this encodes MNWWEPLLPTLRLITVTIVSSLALGIPAAWAATTLARHRKPAPQITQLFLLLMVVAIATPMILHAAAWEATAGKFGWLSLSQTATRWVPGFAGLFACGWIHGIFGSAIVTLATWYGTQLVPQSLLQGASLDAPPLRIWWTVQLPLAWPWILSATILNAALAATEMTVVDLYGYRTIADAFYLRYAIDPNLTSIMVTLALPMCFAFALITVLLSKMRSLRSESGAVQFDGWASGSVSERPSRWITYVAVAILFLALLLIIAIPIAGLIGKLGHDVIVEGGNRSAHWSWSRAIHELVVAPRTFASEYQWTLMLGGLTGLLATAFAWPLAAIGRQHRRAETMIDVISVMLFCIPGPIIGMAVVSLFQVPFPGSRFLYETTIIPTVLAISVRATTIAYWILRSGYRGIPEHVLESVKLESTLSRRIWQIDRPLLATSLLISVIAAGIVASGDVPVTLPVAPPGVSTVGTRLFGLLHSGARYQEAALAAWYLGLVCLMILITATHVRRRHDKMVSRFH
- a CDS encoding DUF1570 domain-containing protein, whose amino-acid sequence is MLRADRQLIFTAVLFLAMAAGELIAFETIEFKAGTAPNEDAVTRTVTGELLVEAQDGGLLVLADDGRIWTIQPEQLIARTNTPGELVPIDDDEMNQRMMTEMPEGFSVYRTANYLIVHNTDENHARQVGGLFEQLYRSFFSYWKNQRWELTEPRFPLVALLLDDHDSFLKYAQVEIGESANSVIGYYHLSSNRMTTFNVPNWERNIATIIHEATHQLAYNCGLQRRFADNPMWVSEGLAMFFESPDRRNSKGWRGIGRVNQKNLRRWNLYLPNRPSESLATLIADDSRFRSPATAADAYGEGWALTYFLLKTQREDFVEYLKRLSEVKPLVELSKRERIEMFEDAFDTKLETLDKQFVAYMKRVR
- the flgK gene encoding flagellar hook-associated protein FlgK yields the protein MSLLGTIQQSKSAIDVAQIGLQVVGNNVANANTPGYIRQQLQQSSAVAVRDGGLIKGLGVRATGIVQVVDQAHFERMLGAKTAVAGAEALEKAYSQLEELSNDLDNSGLSQQFSLFNNAVHELSTQPGDASLREFVILQGETLTGNLRRAREQASDRLQAWDGELKDVASDINRLTTRIAKLNLDIATIEGGGLVHSDATGLRDQRYLALEELAQFVNVNVQEQESGAVSVFVGGDYIVNDGINRLVKSGYSEELDAQEIRIVETDSPLQVTGGQLAATAEARDGIFGDYIDNIDRMASALIRSVNEVHSQGQGRKGYQEVLSSVKGNANVPLANADLAWEPKNGTFDMSVVDSSGDVISTHRIKVRNLGQVTDSTMSSIVVDIDAIEGISASVTSDGRIEILSDSHTSSFTFGEDTSGFLAAAGINTFFVGRDATDINVSEALRLDSDLLAVSAGGIGEDTDVLASMLDLVDRPQDSLDGRSVRGIYEGTIAGVAQKISLQNSEADGLRDFYATLQSQHLAITGVNIDEESIKMITYQRAFQASSRVISTATEMLDILMNL
- a CDS encoding alpha/beta hydrolase family protein; translation: MLIRTFLLFSIAVLAHVSTCMGEEKRSPAATPPAKLNLDTQAGDDLVAEYFRAQTAEIAAQTFADITTLEDWTRRREVYRGQLFDMLGLAPLPERTPLSPVVTGTATADDVVVEKIHFQSMPGLYVTANLYRPAKQDGPLPAILYVCGHGVVKKDGISYGNKTYYQHHGAWFARNGYVCLSVDTIQLGEIEGIHHGTYSKGQWWWNNRGYTPAGVEAWNCIRSLDYLQSRSEVDPERLGVTGRSGGGATSWWIAALDERIKAAVPVAGITSLQNHIVDGCVEGHCDCMYMVNTFRWDYAKVAALVAPRPLLISNTDDDRIFPLEGVVDVHSKVRDIYRLYGQGKNLGLHITQGPHTDTQELRIHAFRWMNRFLRNDSSLIEHPAKPLFSVEELKVFASLPTDERVTNIHESFVPKFESKHERANREEMLAQREQWMHSLRSHTFGSWPTENVEGLDVKVQAEAEVDSLKISAIDFTSQSPYRLTMLAVVPKAADSTKPLNVVVLDQAGWERVAPGLAVGLPNSFVGVTPDRQQWEALTTELADSPTVYIVPRGVGPTEWTRDAKERTHIRRRFMLLGQTAATTQIYDVVRGLQAIETLAPFTERSIELRAQGEEASAWALYASLFHEPIVRIALTDLPLRNRNAPDLLNVSKFVEMPQLVLMAAERVEELQLLGSESPWRNEFPDPKGEKLKIAFPDAASN